The Cervus canadensis isolate Bull #8, Minnesota chromosome 13, ASM1932006v1, whole genome shotgun sequence genomic interval ACCCCTTTGGGGGCCCTGGAATGTTGGGTGTCGGATGTCCCGCGTGGAGGCAAACCCATAGACCCCGACACCTCAGGCTGAGGTGCCGCCTCGGTGGCCTCcgtgttttactttattttgtgtaCTCTCACTACGTGTCTCTGTTCCTGCACCTTTAACTCGGTGGTTGTCCTTTTCCACCTCCGTCCCTGCCCTCTCACCCTGGGGACTGTAAACCGCTGGAAGGGGGGGAGCCAAGGCCTCCAGCCCCTAGCagaaggggaggggaaatggCCTTTGTGGTGGTCCGTGGCTCCGTCTGGCCGAGGATGGAGTTTTGGACCTGACAAGGAGGTGAACCTGGCTCCCAGGGGAGGCAGGAAGATGTCGCACCACAGAGCCCACTTACTGGGCTGAGTCCTGGTCATTCCCCCTGCTCCGCTGCCCGCCTCGGTGCCGCCGGAAGTCTCTTGCGTGGGACTTGTGCGCTCCGGGTCCCGCCCCATCCCCCGCCACGGGCCCGTCCTTGTGGGTCCACTCCCACTGTGACAGGCGGCTCAGCCCTGGGCAGGTGGGTCTGGGTCCTAGGGAGGCACCTGATAACTAAATACCTTTCTCTCCTGCCCATTCCCTCTTCCTGTCCGGTCGTGGGACCCCTTCAGCCCGGAGGGGCCTGGGGCCAGGACTTGGAGTCACGTGGCTGCATGGGCCCCTCCCCAGGGCGCCTCATCCCGAggcgtggggcggggcggggcggggcggggcggggcggcgtcCTCATCCCTAGGCTGTTTCCTCCCATTCAGGTTGGACCGCTTTGGAGGTTCTGGGCCCTGCTGGGAAAAGctgaagaggcagagagaaaagcacAGGTCCCTGTTCACCCCGCGGCCGCTGCCGTCACTCTAAGAAAGGAACTGGGGGCCCTCAGGTGGTCGGAGTGTTTGGAATCCTCTGAATCCGGGGTGAAAGTCTTGCAACAGGAATAAAACTTTATGTCAGAGCTTCCCGGAGCCCTCCTGAATCCACCACGCTCATTTGAAATCCAGAGCTCAACCAAATCCTGTCACATGTCCAGCACAGGGTCTGACAATCCTGATGccagcccttctcccctcccctggcaGGGGGCACCTGGAGACACTGCGGAACCAGGAACCAGATCGACCGGTGGCTGGAGTGATCCATAGTCTATTGGACACACCAGGCCTGTGAAGTAGatgggttgttgtttagttgccgaGTCCTGTAAggctcttttgcagccccatggaccgtagcccaccaggcttctctgtccttgggatttcccaggcacgaatactggagtgggttgccattttcttctccagaggatcgtttcaacccagggatcaaacctgggtctcctgcttggcaggtgaattctttaccaatgagccaccagggaaactgaaGTATAATACATGGGTGAtattaataaacaataaaaagccATCTCttggagaaactgagactcagaaacaCTTATTAGCCAAAGTCACACAGGTGGTAACAGAACTAAGGCTGGAAAGGTAACCCTGGATCCTGTGATCTTCCCTAAACACCACGGTGAGGAGTGAGGACATGGAAACCCCATCTCAGATCTGACCACCAGCTGGCCCTTCAGCTGCCAACACGTGTCCATTCTCTCCCCTTTAAGCCCGGATGGTCTCACGTGCCCTGGACTGTCGTCTATAGTACCTTTGCTTACATTCTGATGGCTTTACCAACAGTACTCACCCTTACACAGTGCCGGTTGAGACTCATGAAGTAGGCTTTGTAACCGTTATTGATTCTGACCTTTGACTGGAACCATGCTGCTAGCAGGTTAGTTTTTCCTGTTTGGCAGCTTTCAAGAAGAGGTAGGTGAAGTTTTTTCACACTCACCTCAAGGTTTGGCCACTGCTTCTCCCCCCACTCTCCTATCCATCCTCCTCAGGCTGTCCAGCTCACATACAGCCTCCATTTGTACTGTTTACCCTTTGGTTTGCTTTTCACTGTTTATTCCTCACTTGTCTGCCATCCTCTGTTCATCCTCTCCTACCTCTGCCCAGAGCCCTTCAACTAGAGGGATCACTTCCTGCCCCATCTTTTCCCATCTCATCCCATACAGGTACCCAGTATAAAACCAGGACCTAGCATAGTCTCCGACTCTCCCAAGACCTGACCTAAAGCAGAAGCCAAAGACTCAAATGCCTAACAGGGGACagaaaaaattctgaagaagagAATGCACTTCCAGCTTACCAGGGCCATCACTGCTCAGGCCAGGGTGACAGCAAGTTGCAATTTTTCAAGAAAAGCCAAGTCTTAAGTGTTTTTACAGTCtctcctaattttaaaatgttcaatctCATTTCAAAAAAACTGTGTGTGGGCCAACCAGACAAGCCTGCAGTCCAAATGTGTTCTGGGTGGAGCCCCCTCCCTGCAGAGGCTGGCGGTGGGGGTGATCAGTTTGCTGACCTTCAGGAAGAACAATGGTTACCAAGGGAGCGCCAGCGGAGACACCCAGCCAGGGATGCTAGAGGGACAAGGTGCCCTCTggacccctctcccctcctcccagccggGGACTGAGCTGATGCTTCTGGGCTGGAAGGAGAGCTCTGACTTCCAGCAAAGCCCAGCGCCCACACCCAGGACACACTGTGACAATAGGCACTGCACCCCAGGTGGTCATCCCCACCTGCATGctgcagaggagcctgtcggggatcaatgtttattttcatttcaagtccactgtacttcagtttaaaaatgcgTCTTTCCCCCCTTTTCACTATTGTTTGCCTCCTCTAAAGCGCTTAGAGAAGTGGGAATTAGATGTCAGGATGTGGAAATGTTCTCCAAGTGCTGTGCGTCTGTTTAAGAGTCTGAAAGTAGAATCTGGGTGGGGCTCAGGAATACAGGGAGACAGACCCTTCCGATGTGGTGGAGAGGAAGGCAGTGCTGGGTTCCATGGTTGAAGAGCGGTCATCGTCCCGTATCACGAAAGTGCctacatttattgagtgcttgctatAAGCAGACATTTTTCTGTGGATGACTTCTTTTCACCCTCATAAAGATTTCACTGAGAGTAAGCATCGTTATCTTTTAGTTTCTAGATGAGGAACTGGGCTTCAGAGAGATTGAGTCACTTGGCCAAGGTCACGTGGCCAACAAGTTTAGCAGAACTGGATTCTGGCCCAGGTCTGAGTCTGAGTCCAGACTCTGAACTCTTATCCATCACCCAGGTAGTGCCCTTCTCTGGTGAGCTGCCTGGTTCTCCTGGCACTGCAATGTCCCTGGAACCTAGCATGTGTTTGTTGAAGAGATAGGTGACCACTCATCATATCACATAATCCCAGTAGCTAGTGACTCAACACATATTTGCTGAGCTAGCACTCTGGGCCAGCACTGTGCAAAGTGCTCTGGAAGCAGCATGGAATAAAGCGAAGGCCTGGCCCTCAGTCTAGAGACTGGAGACAGACAGCAATGCACACAGGTAAGATAGCTTCTGGTGGAAGTAAATGCGAGAAGAGAATACATGGTAGCCAGTGGGAGGATGGGAGGGGGGGGGTGAGAGGTGTTTTAACTGTGCTCACCTGAGGCCTCATAAAGAACCTGCGCATTGGGAGGAGTCGGCTCATGGAAAGTCTCCGAAGGAAAGTTCTAAGAAGACCAAATGCTAGCACTCAAGAaacagcttgaaaaaaaaaaaaaaaaaagaaacggtTTGTCCAAAGGATGCTCACTCCCCAACAGCTGGGGGAGGAGGcgcagggtgggggcaggagatggagtcaaagaggcaggcagagggccAGGTCAGGCAGGACCCTGCAGGCTGCGGTCTAGAGTTTGATCTCCAGTGTAAAAGGTCCCCGTGTCGTGGGGAAGGAAGGCTGCAGGAGGacagggggggtgggggggggccgGTCAGGTGGTGGCAGGTCCAGGCAGGAGGTGATGCAGCAGCAGACACAGAGAGAGGGGCGTGTTCCAGATGCTTTTGGGGAGGAGAAGGTAACAGCACTAAGCAGATGGACTATGGAGTGTGAAGGGGAGAGGGGTATCAAGGATTTTTCCATGAGGAGCTGGAAAAATAGTGGTGCTATTTACTGAGATGGGGAGAACTTGGGGAGAAAGAGATTTGGCAAGTAGGAAGACTCTGTAGCTCTATTTTGACTCCATTAAAATGAAGACACCTCTTATCCAAATGGAGACGGTGAATCGTCAGGTCCTTCAGAGCTCAGGAAAGAAGCTGGGGCTGGAGGTCAGATTGGCTCCAGGAGTTGTcagtatgtgtgtacacatgtatatatgaaacgatggatatatacacacaccgcatacgtgtatgtatacacacacatgggcacacacatGTTCACGAGTAGTGTACATAGTAAAGTCTGGGACTGGGTCAGAGCCCTGGGGCGCACGACGGGGCTGGCGGGGAAGAGGAGAAGCCAAGGACAGAGCCTGGGAGGGAAGAGTCGGTGGCAAGAGCTGAGCCGGGCAGCGTGTGGAGCAGGAGGAGgctgagggagagaggagggggagtgTGAGAAGAAGCGGCTGATCCAGGGCCACAGAGCTTCCAGCACGGCCGCGGAGGGAGTGGGCAGGGCTTGGAAGGGACATTTcttcgggggtggggggctgctgtTTTACCCACCGGATGACGGTCGGCGTCCTTTAGACGCCCAGTAGGGCAAGAAGCGTGGGTAGACGGCAGGGGGAAAGAGCGCCCTCGCGGGGCAAGAGCAGGGAGCCGGCCGCCCAGGGCAGGAGGGACCCGTCCGGGCCTCTCAGACGAGCGCAGTCGTCGGGTGAGCCCCGGCCGGGTGTCCCCCTGACGATGTAGCAGCTGGCCGGGACACAGAGCAGCATCACAGAGGGAGCCTAACTCAGGCTGGAGCACCGGGGGCGGGGCCTAGTTTGCGGGTGCCAGGTCCTCCAGCACCCcagctcctctctctcctgctcGTCCAGGAGCCTGACCCTCTCAGGGCTGCAAGAGCGCTGTGCCCCACGCACCCTGACCCCCTGGGCGGCCAGTGAGTGACAGGTAACAGGTAACAGGGGGAGTGACAGGTAACCTGCGCACCGGGGCAGCGGGAACAGCGCTGGTCACTTGAGGGTGAATTCCTCCGGCTGTCGTTGTAAAACCTTTGATTCAATATATGTATCCATGTACTTATGGTCTATGAAAAAGAAGCCTATTTCTATCACATGTACTGATTTGTATCTGAATTACCCATCAGGCTAAAAGTCCTGGCTTAAGAAAACCAGGTAAGAAAAGTTTAAGCCTTCCTGCTGTATGTAAGTACTGTTTTTATAACTCTTATCAAAAAGCTAAATGGTTAAGGGAGAAAAGCATGGTAACCTCTACCAAAATACTAAAGTGGCAGGGAGCCATGAAAATGGGGGAAATTAGAGAATATTGTAGCCTTGGGAGCATCATAATTACTGATGacgatttcttttcttttgtgtacTGACTGCAGAGAAACGATCAAGCGTGGGAGACAAGGTATGTTAAAGCCTTTCTTCTGATCATTTAGAAACAATCAGAAAAGCACATTTTCTCTGGAGAAAAGACACAGACAGGGAAAAAGCAGCATACGAGTGCTCTGGAGGCTGAGCCAGTCTGAATTCCTGCAGCCCATCACTCCCGAAAGGATTTTTCTTTCACTCTGAGTTAACAGAATTATGTTCTAATCGAGGTCTGTGAATAAGATTAAGGGTTGGAATAAATTAAGGACGTCCTTTACAAAAAGTAGGAAAGGCATCAAATTGCTTAGCACTTAGCAACACTTCAAGTTCAGCTATTTTAATAAATAGTttgacttttgtttaaaaaagtagGAGTGGGTGGTAGCCATCTGTTTTCTAAGATAAACGGGCTTCACCAATGAAGGCCCAGCAGACCGTGATCACTGGAGCAGGGAAAACTCGGAGAATTGGAATCTCCAGACAGAACTGCAGAGAGAGGGCGGCAGAGGGCCCGGGGCCGGTGGGCCCGGCTCAGACGGAGGGCAGGCGTGGGGAGTGAGTGAGCAGTGGACagagggcggggaggggcgggcctGCGGGGGACGGTGAGGCGTGGACGGGGGAGCACCCTGCCAGCCTGCCGCCCTCTCGCCCAGGAGCCGCCATGCACTGCCCCCTCGGGCGCTGCTGCATCGTCTCAGTGGGCCTCGGGGTCCTGTGGCTCCTGTTCACGCTGGACGTCCCCAGGGGAGCTGAAGACGACCAGGCCAGGATGGCTGTCAAGGTCCAGGTAGCGGCCGTGCCCTCGCTGCGCGGgttcggggtgggggggtgtggacGGCGCTCGCCTCTCTCACGGGAGAGCAGGAGGCTCCAAGGGATGGGTGTGGACCTGGCGGGACGCACTGGTCCATAGAGAAGCTgattccccgccccccacccccatattGGTTAAGGTAAGGAAGACAGCAAGTACTGCGTGAGCCCTGGATACTCTGGCCAGTGGTCAGATGTCCTGATACCGTGCTGGGCTCGCTCTGGGGGCAGTGAGCCACTCTTTCCCTGGAGGAGCTCTGGGGAGACCACTATTGGTAAAGCCCATGCTTTCTATGTCAGGAGGACCAGGTGTTGCCTCTGCCAGTACCCCAGGAGGACAGCTACAGGAGAAGGAAGGACCTGGGACCACTAGAAGACTGGCAGAACCTCACCTCCAAATACCTGGAAAAACTCCAGCAGAGAAAGAAGAGTGAGTTCCAAGGATGGGAGGGGGTACCCTGGGAGTAAGAGAgtcaagaggaggaggggaggggctccCTGGTGTCCAGCGGTGAAGACTCTGCgagtccactgcagggggcgcgggCTCTGTCCCTGCCCAGGGCACCAAGATCCTgaatgccatgtggtgtggccaaaatagaGGGAAAGAAGAAGAAGGTGGGGACTCAGAGAGAAGAGACAGGGAGACGAGAGGGCAGGGTGGCCGGGCATCCGCAGGCTGGGCAGAGAGTCCTTTCCCCGTCAGGGCACCTGGTCTCAGGGATGAGGAGCAAGGAGGGGGAGATAAAGTGCCTGCTCCTGGAAGACAGTCTGAAAGCACCTGGGAGGAGGGGGCCCTTCGGTCGGCACAGCCCGACTAGCCCAGATCGCAGCTCAGGGGTGCCGGGACCTCTGGAGCCACGCCGGCAGATTCAGAGCTGAAGCGGGGCTCGGGCTCCTGGCTTCCAGGAGAGGAGCTCCTTCCAGGAGACCTTCGTTAAAGGAGAGCTTTGTGAAGATGAGCTAGGTAAAATCAGAAGGAATGACAGTAAATGTAAAAGTAGCTAATGTGTGTACTGAGCACTTAAACCACAGGCAGCAAAACCCGGGCTCCAGGAAGCCTCGGAGCCGCGGGGAGCAGCGCCCTGGCCCTTTGGCATGCACACCAGGCTCCCGGTGACGGTGTCCAAACGCAGAGCCCAGGTGGGGGCCGCGCTCCCCACAGCCAGGGCCTGCACCCCACTCGGGGGTGGGAAACgggagcgggggaggggggcgtgCGCGAGCCGGCGCCCCGCCCCTGACGCGCCACTTGCCTCCCCAGCGTGGCTGACGGTGGGCGTCTCCTCGCGGCCCCGGCCCGGGCCGGAGCCCAGCGGCCTCCTCTCCACGCTGCTCTCGCTGTTCCGCGCCACCTCGAAGGTGGAGCAGAAGCGCCTCACGGTGCTGGTCCACCTGGCGGGCGCCGACCCCGCCTGGCTCGGGGAGACCGTCCTGAGCATTTCCAGCCTCTTCAGCCCGCAGATCTTGGCGGGGCAGCTGCTGCTGATCCACGCCCCTCCAGACGCCTACCCGCCCGCGGGCGCCGGCCGGGAGCCCTACTCCGAGCAGAACGTGGATCACGCCTTCCTCATGAGCTCTGCCTCGAAGCTCTCGGAGTACTTCCTGCTGCTGGAGGACAACGCCTTCTGCGCCCCCAACTTCATCAGCCACGTACAGTGGAAGGTGGACACGCTGCGGTCTCAGCCCTGGGTCTTCCTGGAGTTCGCCAACCTGGGCGTCCTGGGCAAGCTCTTCCGCAACGGCGACCTGCCGACGCTGGCTCACTTCCTGCTCCTCTTCTACCGGGAGAAGCCCCTCAACAGGCTGCTCGCCCACTTCCGCGTCCTCCTGGCCCAGAAGGACCCCATCCTGTGCACGCCCTTCCTCTTCTACCACAGGGCCACCTACTACCCCCTGAACGACAGGCAGGAGGCCTCGGGCACACACAGGAAGAGCCCATACGCCCCTGACAACCCGCCGGCAGCCGCCTTCACCGACATGAAGGTGTTTGAGGTCCACTTCCCCTGGGAGGCCTACACTCTGGACGAGTCCTTCTTCTGGACCCACAGCGTGAACGCCGGCAACCACCTGACCGTCATCCTGAACCAGCCGGCCGACCTGAGGAGGGTGCAGGTGCTGACAGGCACCATTGTGGATGGCAAGTACGCTCTGGAGAAGGGGCAGGTGGAGCTGGGCTACGGGCCCGAGGGCACGCCGCAGCGCTGCTCCAGCTTCGTCCTGCTGGGCCGCCTCCTGGAGGGGCAGCTGGATCAGGAGGTCGTGCCCAGGTCCGTGGGGTACCAGGTGAGCTGCGTGAGGCTGCTGGCGAACGCCAACCAGACAGGCGGGCTCATCGTCAGGCACATTTACCTCTGGGAGGAGCATGCCAGAGGCGCGGGCCACTTGGGATGAGGACAGACCAGGAAGGCAATGAAACATTAAAATCTTGCAGTCATTCTAGCCTGAGTGatctgggggcggggcggggcgtgcCAGGGAAtgaggggcagagagggaagaCACTCTGGTGCCAACAAGACGCTCCACCTGCTCCTTCCTTTTTCTATCCAGACAAGGGACTCTTTCAGGCTCTCTTTTCCTGGGTCAGATGTAGCTTAGCCCAATTTGGGACAAGGCCCTGGTCGCTCCCAGAACCTTTCTGTTCCTGGGGTGCTGAGGTCAGCACAAGGACAGGGTGATGGTGTGTgttctcccacctggaggggaGGGGTAGCCGGAGGGGAAATCATGGCCGGGCCCTGGAATTCACACAGCAGAAGCTAAGAAAGGGTTTCTCATGAGAAGTCAAACTCCCCAAGGCTCTGGAGTTCACAGACACATGCGCAGCAGTGAAATGAAGCCCCTGACCCCGTCTTCCTAAGCTGTTCTGTGGCGCCAGCCcagttccttccttccctcacaaACGACTGCGGAACGAACAGTTTGCCACCAAAGCATCACCTTCTCCTCGGTGCTCATGTCTCACCCCCACACCAGCTTCTGCATCCCAGCGCTGCTGAGACTCCTCCCTTTTCATAACGAGAAAAATAGTCAAACCTAGAGGGGTTTCCAGATCTCATTCTCCTTAACTCTCTGAAGCAATACACAGGACAACTTAAGTCTCCTTCTTGACGCCTGGGATTCGTCCATTCATCAGACTTACTGAATCCCTACTATGTTccgtgtttcccaggtggcgctgatggtaaagaactcacctgccaatgcaggagactatgAGAGTCGGgttgcgggttcagtccctgggtcaggaagagcccctagaggagggcgtggcaacccgccccagtattctaggctggagaatcccacggagagaggagcctggcgggctacagtccatggggtctcacagagtcggacatgactgaagggacttagcaggcTCACTCTACTATGTTCCAGGGACCAAAGGAGCTCCTCTTGGGTTTAAGAAGTACAGGACCCCAACTTCATTGGGAGCTTAGGAAAGGCTTTCTGGAAGTCACGACATCTAAACCTGACCTACCAGATTTTCAGAGAAGAAAGCCAGGTGTTGAGGAAGGTTCAGGAAGATTTTCAAGTAAAAGAAATAGCATGTAGGGAAGTGGGCCAGAAGTGAGAAGGAGCTTGGCTCATTGGGGAAATCCACTCATTTAATGGGGCTGGAAGTGGAGGGCGCGCTGGAGTAGGAGTGAGGCAGAAGCTGCTGCAGCGGCGGGACTGAGAAAGCCAGTTTACAGAAGGCCGTGGGCAGTtcagtgggggcaggggtggtctCTGTGCTGGGACGAACGATGCAGTGCTGGGACAGCTGCATGTCCACGTGCCGGGGGGCCAGCTGTGGCTCCTGCCTCACATTACATTAAAGGTGAACCCAGAATAGATCTAGACCCAGACGGAAGagctaaaaactaaaaaactcttagaagaaaacagaagaaaaagtgtAAATCAttgtgaccttggattaggcGATAGATTCTTAGATAGCACCAAAAGCACAATTCACCAAAGGATAAATAAATTGGTGGtcgtggttggtggtttagtcattaaatcgtgtccgactcttgggaccccatggattgtagcccgccaggctcctctcttcatgggatttcccaggcaagaacactggagtgggttgccatttccttttccaggggatgttcccaacccagggatcgaacccacgtctcccgcattgcaggtgaattctttaccaactgagctaccagggaagccccaaataaattGGActctatcaaaattaaaaactttatggCTCACGGGATACTGTCAAGGTAGTGATAAGATgacccacagaatggaagaaacaTCTGCAAATCATATCTGATGAGAGATggatatccagaatatataaagaaagctcacACACAATAATAAACAGACAAATAACACAATTAAAattgggcaaaggatttgaatagacatttctctgaaaaaGATACACAAAGGGCCAACAAGCAAGTGAAAAGGCACTCATggctagtcatcagggaaatgcaaatcaaaaccatattgAAACGCCACTTTACGCCCACCAGGATGGctatttaaaaaacaggaaatacaTGTTGGTGAGGTGTGGAGAGACTGGAGCCTCACACGTGCTATTGGTGGTGTTTGGtcgttcaatcgtgtctgactctttgcggccccaagcactgcagcacgccgggcctccctgtccatcaccaactcccggagtccacccaaactcatgtccatcgagtcggtgatgccatccagccatctcatcctctgtcgtccccttctcctcctgccctcaatctttcctagcatcagggtcttttcaaatgagtcagctctttgcatcaggtagccaaagtattggagctccagcttcagcatcagtcctcccagtgagtattcagggctgatctccttcaggactAACAGGCTGATCTCCTTgcacc includes:
- the LOC122452396 gene encoding alpha-1,3-mannosyl-glycoprotein 4-beta-N-acetylglucosaminyltransferase-like protein MGAT4E, which translates into the protein MHCPLGRCCIVSVGLGVLWLLFTLDVPRGAEDDQARMAVKVQEDQVLPLPVPQEDSYRRRKDLGPLEDWQNLTSKYLEKLQQRKKTWLTVGVSSRPRPGPEPSGLLSTLLSLFRATSKVEQKRLTVLVHLAGADPAWLGETVLSISSLFSPQILAGQLLLIHAPPDAYPPAGAGREPYSEQNVDHAFLMSSASKLSEYFLLLEDNAFCAPNFISHVQWKVDTLRSQPWVFLEFANLGVLGKLFRNGDLPTLAHFLLLFYREKPLNRLLAHFRVLLAQKDPILCTPFLFYHRATYYPLNDRQEASGTHRKSPYAPDNPPAAAFTDMKVFEVHFPWEAYTLDESFFWTHSVNAGNHLTVILNQPADLRRVQVLTGTIVDGKYALEKGQVELGYGPEGTPQRCSSFVLLGRLLEGQLDQEVVPRSVGYQVSCVRLLANANQTGGLIVRHIYLWEEHARGAGHLG